In the genome of cyanobacterium endosymbiont of Braarudosphaera bigelowii, one region contains:
- a CDS encoding NAD-dependent epimerase/dehydratase family protein, which yields MKRIFITGASGCIGHYIAETLINHTSYELYFLVRNPDKLLFDYNSRPGIHLIKEDLKNINQLSNFLKTVNVAILAATSWGGDVESYEINVSSTIDLINLLDPEICQQIIYFSTASILNSNSKPLLEAKTLGTNYVRTKYQCYIRLQELSIYNKIVTVFPTLVFGGEKDKPYSHLSGGINDVIKWINLIRFFKVDGSFHYIHAKDIAQIIKYVIQNPSLTLANKDIVLGNKKTTVNEAVEKICKYLDKQIYFRIPLSITLANIFIKIFRLRMEAWDYFSMNYRHFTYKKTTIPFDFGINNYCTTIENLMTLSKIKKEKNQ from the coding sequence ATGAAACGTATTTTCATAACAGGTGCAAGTGGATGTATAGGACACTATATAGCAGAAACTTTAATTAACCATACAAGCTATGAGCTTTATTTTTTAGTGAGAAATCCAGATAAACTGCTATTTGATTATAATAGTCGTCCTGGAATACATTTAATCAAAGAAGATTTAAAAAATATAAATCAACTAAGTAATTTCTTGAAGACAGTTAATGTCGCTATATTAGCTGCGACAAGTTGGGGAGGTGATGTAGAATCTTACGAAATTAATGTAAGTTCAACTATAGATTTAATTAACTTATTGGATCCTGAGATATGTCAACAAATTATTTACTTCTCTACAGCGAGCATCTTAAATAGTAATAGTAAACCACTACTTGAAGCAAAAACTTTAGGTACTAACTATGTGCGAACTAAGTATCAATGTTACATACGATTACAAGAATTGTCTATTTATAATAAGATTGTTACAGTTTTTCCTACTTTAGTCTTTGGAGGAGAAAAAGACAAACCATATTCTCATTTATCAGGTGGAATCAATGATGTCATAAAATGGATAAATTTGATACGTTTCTTTAAAGTAGATGGAAGTTTTCATTATATTCATGCAAAAGATATTGCTCAAATTATTAAATATGTAATTCAGAACCCATCCTTAACTCTGGCGAATAAAGATATTGTTTTAGGTAATAAAAAAACGACAGTAAATGAAGCTGTAGAGAAGATATGCAAGTACTTAGATAAACAGATTTATTTTCGAATTCCATTGTCAATTACTTTAGCAAATATATTTATTAAAATTTTCAGATTGCGTATGGAAGCATGGGATTATTTTTCTATGAACTATCGCCATTTTACTTATAAAAAGACCACGATACCTTTTGATTTTGGAATAAATAATTATTGTACAACTATTGAAAATCTGATGACATTAAGTAAGATTAAAAAAGAGAAAAATCAATAA
- the hemE gene encoding uroporphyrinogen decarboxylase: MKEADNTPYLLRAARGEILDRPPVWMMRQAGRYMKVYRDLRDKYPSFRARSENPNLAIEISLQPWQAFQPDGVIMFSDILTPLSGMGIDFDIVANKGPIITSAIRTQKQIENLHNLNPEESLSFVKIILQALREEVGNQSTVLGFVGAPWTLAAYAIEGKSSKNYAVIKAMAFSEPKILHQLLSKMADAIATYACYQIACGAQIIQLFDSWAGQLSPQDYESFALPYQQQVVRQIKKNYPDTPLILYINGSAGKLDQMECSEVDIVSLDWTIDMAEARQRLNKNIIVQGNIDPGVLFGSQKFIKERILNTVQKAGKGRHILNLGHGILVGTPEDNVRFFFETAKQINQLATFTI; this comes from the coding sequence ATGAAAGAAGCTGACAATACACCCTATCTTCTTCGTGCAGCACGAGGAGAAATTTTAGATCGGCCACCTGTCTGGATGATGAGACAAGCTGGACGTTATATGAAGGTATATCGAGATTTGCGAGATAAATACCCTAGTTTTCGAGCAAGATCAGAAAATCCTAATCTTGCTATTGAAATTTCTCTACAACCCTGGCAAGCTTTTCAGCCAGATGGTGTAATTATGTTCTCAGATATACTAACTCCATTATCTGGAATGGGTATTGATTTTGACATCGTAGCCAATAAGGGCCCCATAATTACTTCTGCAATTCGTACACAAAAACAGATTGAAAATTTACATAATCTTAATCCTGAAGAATCTTTATCCTTTGTAAAAATTATTTTACAGGCTCTGAGAGAAGAAGTAGGTAATCAATCTACTGTTTTAGGTTTTGTTGGTGCACCTTGGACATTAGCAGCTTATGCCATTGAAGGTAAAAGTTCTAAAAACTATGCTGTTATTAAAGCCATGGCTTTTTCTGAGCCTAAAATTCTTCATCAACTGTTAAGTAAAATGGCAGATGCAATAGCCACTTATGCATGTTATCAAATTGCTTGTGGAGCTCAAATAATACAGTTATTTGATTCATGGGCTGGGCAGTTAAGTCCTCAAGACTATGAATCTTTTGCTCTTCCTTATCAACAGCAGGTAGTCCGTCAAATTAAAAAAAATTATCCAGATACTCCTCTTATTCTTTATATTAATGGCAGTGCTGGCAAACTAGATCAGATGGAATGCTCTGAAGTAGATATCGTAAGTCTTGACTGGACAATAGATATGGCAGAAGCTAGACAACGTTTGAATAAGAATATAATTGTACAAGGTAATATTGATCCCGGTGTATTATTTGGTTCTCAAAAATTTATCAAAGAACGTATTTTAAACACAGTACAGAAAGCTGGTAAAGGTAGACATATTTTAAATTTAGGCCATGGAATATTGGTCGGTACACCAGAAGATAATGTTCGTTTTTTCTTCGAAACAGCTAAGCAAATTAATCAATTAGCAACTTTTACTATCTAA
- a CDS encoding rhomboid family intramembrane serine protease, with protein MRQLSKSNFSKKVKNQLIILGSFVSIFWIVELVDIFVFHGKLDNLGIQPHTIKGLRGIFLAPFLHGDLSHLINNTIPFLVLGSFVMLRKTNDFWIVTLLTTTIGGLGVWLFGPANSVHIGASILIFGYLGFLLLRGYFQKQITSICVSIIIFLLYGGLIIGLLPTQPGISWQGHLFGFLGGALAAKLLIAKR; from the coding sequence ATGAGGCAATTATCTAAGAGCAACTTTTCTAAGAAGGTTAAAAACCAACTTATTATTTTAGGAAGCTTTGTTAGTATTTTTTGGATAGTAGAATTAGTTGATATTTTTGTTTTTCATGGAAAATTAGATAATTTAGGTATTCAACCTCATACTATAAAAGGATTGCGAGGCATTTTTCTTGCACCTTTTTTGCATGGAGACTTATCTCACTTAATTAATAATACTATTCCTTTCTTAGTATTGGGATCTTTCGTTATGCTTCGAAAGACTAATGACTTTTGGATCGTAACCCTTTTAACTACGACAATAGGCGGACTAGGTGTTTGGTTATTTGGTCCCGCAAACTCTGTACATATCGGAGCAAGTATACTAATTTTTGGCTATTTAGGATTTTTACTACTAAGAGGTTATTTTCAAAAACAAATTACTTCAATATGTGTATCCATCATCATATTTCTCTTGTATGGAGGACTAATTATTGGATTATTGCCTACGCAACCAGGTATTTCTTGGCAAGGCCACTTATTTGGTTTTTTAGGAGGAGCCTTGGCTGCTAAATTATTGATAGCTAAAAGATAA
- the folB gene encoding dihydroneopterin aldolase, whose product MDSIEIQGIRCYGYTGYLPEEKILGQWFEVNLSLSLDLKISGISDSIEDTLNYCNVINIVKDEITSANFSLIEKLAETIAQKILFLPKVHKVRVNLSKLSPPIPNFKGKVTVDITRKHI is encoded by the coding sequence ATGGATTCTATTGAAATACAAGGCATTCGTTGTTATGGTTACACTGGCTATTTGCCAGAAGAAAAAATTTTAGGACAATGGTTTGAGGTTAATCTTAGCTTAAGTCTAGATTTGAAAATTTCAGGAATAAGTGACTCAATTGAAGATACATTAAACTATTGCAACGTTATTAATATTGTTAAAGATGAAATCACTTCTGCTAATTTTTCTCTCATAGAAAAATTAGCAGAAACAATAGCTCAAAAAATATTATTCCTACCAAAAGTTCATAAAGTTAGAGTAAATTTAAGTAAGCTTTCACCTCCTATCCCTAACTTTAAAGGTAAAGTTACTGTTGATATTACTCGAAAACATATTTGA
- a CDS encoding DUF3318 domain-containing protein has translation MNINSEISRLLDVMPASGRMLVKIVSKSGQSEVIKIPFPFLWNRNNRLIYINFGLWCQLAEGQRDLLILRIIFHLTDIYSFKLNLSQIILLFGVLELFVKAIQQDTLGVSVFGILIIIFMRQFWYGNRSIQKEIDIDKDTIKASVKRGYTQSNAAKNLLEGIENIAKLEGHSLLESKYLIRLEYLQSLIH, from the coding sequence ATGAATATTAATTCCGAAATTAGTAGATTATTGGATGTAATGCCTGCTTCTGGTAGGATGTTAGTCAAAATCGTCAGTAAGTCCGGTCAATCAGAAGTGATTAAGATACCTTTTCCATTTCTTTGGAATCGGAATAATAGATTAATTTACATTAATTTTGGTCTTTGGTGTCAATTAGCAGAAGGACAGCGAGATCTATTGATTTTACGTATTATCTTTCACTTAACAGATATTTACTCATTTAAACTTAACTTAAGCCAAATTATATTATTATTTGGCGTTTTAGAATTATTTGTTAAAGCTATACAACAAGATACATTAGGAGTTTCAGTATTTGGAATATTAATTATTATTTTTATGAGACAATTTTGGTATGGTAATAGAAGCATTCAAAAAGAAATAGATATTGATAAAGACACAATAAAAGCGTCTGTCAAAAGAGGATATACACAAAGTAATGCAGCAAAAAATCTATTAGAAGGTATTGAAAACATAGCTAAGCTAGAGGGTCATTCTCTATTAGAATCAAAATATTTAATTCGTCTAGAATATCTTCAATCTTTAATCCACTAA
- a CDS encoding aminotransferase class I/II-fold pyridoxal phosphate-dependent enzyme, whose amino-acid sequence MTPPKKVYSHYQNTAPLIDILNILKKQQDAAFYAPGHKRGQGINSSLSSLLGKKVFQSDLPELPELGNLFIPDEAIEKAQNLAAEAFGARRTWFLINGSSCGIVAAILAVCNPGDKIIVPRNIHHSITTGLIMSGAVPIFLYPKCDSKWNLPLNITPSILEATLEKYHNIKAVLIIHPTYHGICGNISEIVKITHSYNIPLLVDEAHGAHFQFHEILPSSALSAGADLSVQSTHKVLSAMTQASMLHIQGNLIDEHRINQTLQFIQSSSPSSLLLASLDGARQQIVIDGQKLLNKTIKLSKLSRNKIDDIDGFSTLSLVEKKPEFYDLDITRLTVDISSLGVSGWQVDKILRTKLNVTAELPMLSSLTFIISIGNTEEDITALVKAFLKLKKIIHSSSSGIVIPSSSCNLKFFSSLSISPRDAFFASKKIVFIEKSIGLISGEMLCPYPPGIPTIMPGEVITSEAIEYLLKIKQQGGIITGCSNKDLKTIKVICSKSTNYLDS is encoded by the coding sequence ATGACACCACCAAAAAAAGTTTATTCTCATTATCAAAATACAGCTCCCTTGATTGATATCTTAAATATTCTCAAGAAACAACAAGATGCAGCTTTTTATGCCCCTGGTCACAAACGTGGTCAAGGGATCAATTCATCATTGTCATCTTTATTGGGAAAAAAGGTATTTCAGTCAGATTTACCAGAGTTACCAGAGCTAGGTAATTTATTTATTCCTGACGAAGCTATTGAGAAGGCTCAAAATCTTGCAGCAGAAGCTTTTGGGGCTAGAAGAACTTGGTTTTTGATTAATGGTTCAAGTTGTGGTATAGTCGCCGCAATTCTAGCTGTCTGTAATCCGGGTGATAAAATCATTGTACCGAGAAATATTCATCATTCAATCACTACCGGTTTAATCATGTCTGGAGCGGTTCCTATTTTCTTGTATCCTAAATGTGACTCCAAATGGAATTTGCCTCTAAATATTACACCAAGCATCTTAGAAGCAACGTTAGAAAAATATCATAATATTAAAGCAGTTTTAATAATTCATCCTACTTATCATGGCATTTGTGGAAATATTTCAGAAATAGTCAAAATTACTCATTCTTATAATATTCCCTTATTGGTAGATGAAGCACATGGAGCACATTTTCAATTCCACGAAATATTACCTTCTTCAGCATTATCAGCAGGAGCTGATTTAAGCGTTCAATCTACACATAAAGTTTTGAGCGCAATGACACAAGCCTCTATGTTACATATACAAGGTAATCTCATCGATGAGCATAGAATCAATCAAACTTTACAATTTATACAATCTAGCAGTCCTAGTAGTTTACTATTAGCATCTTTAGATGGAGCAAGACAACAGATTGTCATTGATGGTCAGAAACTATTGAACAAAACTATAAAATTGTCGAAGCTATCAAGAAATAAGATTGATGATATCGATGGATTCTCTACCTTAAGCTTAGTAGAGAAAAAGCCAGAATTTTATGATCTAGATATAACTAGATTAACAGTTGATATTTCTTCTCTGGGAGTTAGTGGTTGGCAGGTAGATAAAATTTTGAGAACAAAATTAAACGTTACGGCAGAGCTACCTATGTTATCGTCTCTAACTTTTATTATTTCAATAGGGAATACTGAAGAAGACATAACAGCATTAGTAAAAGCTTTTCTAAAACTTAAGAAAATAATACATTCCTCATCCTCAGGAATAGTGATACCTTCTTCATCTTGTAATCTAAAATTTTTTTCATCTCTAAGTATATCTCCTAGAGATGCTTTTTTCGCATCTAAAAAAATTGTTTTCATTGAAAAGAGTATTGGATTAATAAGTGGAGAAATGTTGTGTCCTTATCCACCAGGAATACCTACAATAATGCCAGGAGAAGTTATTACTAGTGAAGCAATTGAATATTTGCTAAAAATTAAACAACAAGGAGGAATAATTACTGGATGTAGCAATAAAGATTTAAAAACTATCAAGGTAATTTGTAGTAAGTCTACAAATTACCTTGATAGTTAG
- a CDS encoding NAD(P)H-quinone oxidoreductase subunit N, with the protein MALLTTGKGFIRDLEKSGALGIFTPLEGGSEGRYQRRLRLNGYESFSFTAKGLGDIEAYLTKVHGVSTPHLGKKNIGQQAAVGPICFVPPIATYRLDNLPSECKGLILWIVEGHVFSRDELEYLINLPHQEPRIKIVVELGGERYFRWESLEKIVQTA; encoded by the coding sequence ATGGCACTGCTTACTACAGGGAAAGGTTTTATTCGTGACTTAGAAAAGTCAGGTGCACTTGGAATATTCACTCCTTTGGAGGGAGGATCAGAGGGGCGTTATCAAAGACGTCTACGACTCAACGGATATGAAAGTTTTTCTTTTACTGCAAAAGGACTTGGAGATATAGAAGCTTATCTTACAAAAGTTCATGGAGTATCTACTCCTCATTTAGGTAAAAAAAACATTGGTCAACAAGCTGCAGTAGGTCCAATATGTTTTGTTCCTCCAATTGCTACCTATAGACTGGACAACTTACCTTCAGAATGTAAAGGATTAATTTTATGGATTGTAGAAGGTCATGTCTTTTCTAGAGATGAATTAGAGTATTTAATAAACTTACCTCATCAAGAACCTCGAATTAAAATCGTTGTTGAACTAGGAGGTGAACGTTATTTTCGCTGGGAATCTTTAGAAAAGATTGTTCAGACAGCTTAA
- the recR gene encoding recombination mediator RecR translates to MFTPPLARLIEKLQRLPGIGPKTAQRLAFYILKLPESEVQALAKALINAKQRIGLCIKCFHFSEQPICDICSNTNRNSGLICVVAESRDIIALEKTREYKGMYHVLGGIMSPIDGIGPEQLNIAPLVKRVSQENIEEVILAISPTVEGETMTLYLCQVLKAFTKVTRIAFGLPVGGDLEYTDEITLARALAGRQELN, encoded by the coding sequence ATTTTCACACCTCCTCTAGCTCGTTTAATTGAAAAATTGCAACGTTTACCAGGAATTGGTCCAAAAACAGCACAAAGATTAGCTTTTTATATTCTCAAACTACCTGAATCTGAAGTTCAAGCTCTTGCTAAAGCTTTAATAAATGCGAAGCAACGTATAGGTTTATGTATAAAATGTTTTCATTTTTCAGAACAACCTATTTGTGATATTTGTAGTAATACAAACCGAAATTCAGGGCTTATTTGTGTTGTGGCTGAATCCCGAGATATTATTGCTCTAGAAAAAACTAGAGAATATAAAGGAATGTATCATGTATTAGGAGGAATTATGTCTCCTATAGATGGTATTGGACCAGAACAGCTAAATATTGCACCACTAGTGAAACGTGTATCTCAGGAAAATATAGAAGAAGTAATTTTAGCGATTAGTCCAACAGTTGAAGGGGAAACTATGACTTTATATCTTTGTCAGGTACTTAAAGCTTTTACAAAAGTGACGCGTATTGCTTTCGGTTTACCTGTAGGCGGAGACTTAGAATATACAGACGAAATAACTTTGGCAAGAGCTTTAGCTGGGCGACAAGAATTAAATTAA